In Alkalihalobacillus sp. FSL W8-0930, a single window of DNA contains:
- the glsA gene encoding glutaminase A → MQCQSNTELESLVEEAKQQAKYGKIADYIPALALADEDKLSVALYYPDGRCYSAGDIDENFTLQSISKVLSLALALMDRGEEYVFDHVGQEPTGDPFNSIAKLETNKPSKPLNPMINAGALAITHMIKGDSVDDRLQRLLAFIRRLSGNKSITYNHIIAQSELETGHLNRSLCYFMKQHGVINEPVEELMDLYTKQCAIEMNCLDLARIGCVLAMDGADPVSGEQIIPWDIARICKTFMVTCGMYNASGEFAIKVGIPAKSGVAGGIMGSIPKKCGIAICGPSLDDKGNSIAGLRLLEMMSKNYSLSMF, encoded by the coding sequence TTGCAGTGCCAATCAAATACTGAATTAGAATCGCTTGTTGAGGAAGCTAAACAACAAGCAAAATACGGGAAAATTGCTGATTACATACCGGCACTCGCGCTGGCAGATGAAGATAAACTTTCGGTTGCCTTATATTATCCCGACGGTCGCTGTTATTCAGCGGGAGACATCGATGAGAATTTTACATTACAAAGTATCTCAAAGGTACTTTCTCTTGCGCTTGCCTTAATGGATCGCGGGGAGGAGTATGTGTTTGATCACGTGGGGCAGGAACCAACGGGTGATCCGTTTAATTCGATTGCGAAGCTTGAAACAAATAAGCCCTCAAAGCCGTTAAATCCAATGATCAATGCAGGCGCACTCGCAATTACTCATATGATTAAAGGGGATTCGGTTGACGATCGCTTGCAGCGACTGCTTGCCTTTATCCGAAGGCTATCTGGAAATAAGTCAATCACATACAACCATATCATTGCACAGTCTGAGCTTGAGACAGGTCATCTTAATCGTTCACTTTGTTATTTTATGAAGCAGCACGGTGTCATTAATGAGCCTGTTGAAGAGTTAATGGATTTGTACACGAAGCAGTGTGCGATTGAAATGAACTGTTTAGATTTAGCCAGAATCGGTTGTGTGCTTGCAATGGATGGGGCAGATCCTGTGTCAGGAGAGCAAATCATTCCCTGGGATATCGCGCGTATTTGTAAGACATTTATGGTTACATGCGGAATGTATAATGCATCTGGTGAGTTTGCGATTAAAGTGGGAATCCCCGCAAAAAGTGGTGTTGCAGGCGGAATCATGGGTTCCATTCCGAAAAAATGTGGCATCGCGATCTGTGGTCCATCACTTGATGATAAAGGAAATAGTATTGCAGGGTTAAGACTTCTTGAGATGATGTCGAAGAATTATTCGTTGAGTATGTTTTAA
- a CDS encoding phosphotransferase, producing the protein MQFKNVEEALASYDIKVKKTNILTERATQIATDKDELFVLKQKESPKAFQREHELLKHLNTKGLSVQHPVSNQNEQFLVSHQNKYYVMYSYIEGETFSAVECIQDPVAPTALGSTLAKMHQSLHSYETSEAWKHTDLYQMVYEYAVSGIVTGVCSWRLGPIYAHLEERIKRFSDTLPKQLIHRDAHIHNILFHENDLAGVIDFDLAEVNHTLFDLCYCATSVLSEVYDKGELRDAWPTFVQRLVEAYDNG; encoded by the coding sequence ATGCAGTTTAAGAATGTAGAAGAAGCATTGGCCAGTTACGATATAAAAGTTAAGAAAACAAACATACTCACAGAACGCGCAACGCAGATAGCGACGGATAAAGATGAGTTATTTGTGCTTAAGCAAAAAGAAAGTCCTAAAGCCTTTCAAAGGGAGCACGAACTTTTAAAGCATTTGAATACAAAAGGACTTTCAGTTCAACATCCAGTTTCCAATCAAAATGAACAGTTTCTTGTGTCTCATCAAAATAAGTATTATGTGATGTACTCGTACATTGAAGGTGAGACATTTAGCGCAGTTGAATGTATTCAGGATCCCGTAGCGCCCACTGCACTTGGTTCTACTCTTGCTAAAATGCACCAATCCTTGCATTCTTACGAGACGAGTGAAGCATGGAAGCACACGGATCTTTACCAGATGGTTTATGAGTACGCTGTAAGTGGAATAGTCACGGGGGTGTGTTCTTGGAGACTTGGACCAATCTATGCCCATCTTGAAGAAAGGATAAAGAGGTTCTCTGATACATTGCCGAAACAACTTATTCATCGGGACGCTCACATTCATAACATACTCTTCCATGAAAATGATTTGGCTGGGGTTATTGATTTTGATCTCGCAGAAGTGAATCATACATTGTTTGATCTATGTTATTGTGCAACAAGTGTGTTAAGTGAGGTTTATGACAAAGGTGAGCTAAGAGATGCATGGCCAACCTTTGTTCAACGATTAGTGGAAGCATATGATAATGGATAG
- a CDS encoding diguanylate cyclase, with translation MSSQLTAYIALFSTSGVINLYVCMYVFFRRHQYTNIAYYFMLYTITISIYCFGSALGLTANSLEALKFWNAILYIGMPASATLGLLFAMKYLGMNIKAAWALPLLSISIITFIMVATNDFHHLHYLVFEIDPVLGAPFVFQEIGPWYIVHGIVTFSSMFVAFLLMLSRWRETAKVYRAQLLFLLIGQFIPMFTAFIYLLGLTPPGIDPVPMVLWFTSLLYVWSINTTRMFAVVPIAKDAIFNSINDGVVVLDDTHQLIEFNQAFKGMFPAIHRSMYGMEFNEVWQELVNEPFPLALDASSVSSEVNLESFPIPYIYQIRMLPLQHANNQKGMLLIFTEISELKRLQRELENRAYHDELTQLYNRRAFFEKGELDLILAKEDELPYSMILFDVDHFKKVNDTFGHDVGDLLLKHVADVCKSQLEKPSLFARYGGEEFVIGLKGKTGSEAEKVANRLRLKLESTPLVLPDQSITVTVSSGVAEAQSHTEETLHQLLKKSDEALYLAKRQGRNQVQMYSEDVG, from the coding sequence ATGAGTTCCCAATTAACTGCCTACATTGCCTTGTTCAGTACATCCGGAGTGATTAACCTTTATGTATGTATGTACGTTTTTTTCAGACGTCATCAATATACGAATATTGCGTACTACTTTATGTTGTATACGATTACAATCTCAATTTACTGCTTTGGTTCCGCTCTTGGCTTAACTGCTAATTCTCTAGAAGCCCTTAAATTTTGGAATGCCATTCTCTATATTGGCATGCCTGCATCCGCTACACTCGGTTTGCTATTTGCCATGAAATATTTAGGAATGAACATCAAAGCAGCTTGGGCGTTACCGCTTCTTTCTATATCTATAATCACGTTTATCATGGTTGCCACAAATGACTTTCATCACTTACACTACCTTGTCTTTGAAATCGACCCTGTTTTAGGTGCACCCTTTGTTTTTCAAGAAATTGGCCCATGGTACATCGTGCATGGCATTGTTACGTTCTCCAGTATGTTTGTCGCGTTTCTGCTCATGTTATCTAGGTGGAGGGAAACGGCAAAGGTATATCGGGCACAGCTTTTATTTTTACTGATTGGACAGTTTATCCCGATGTTCACGGCCTTTATTTATTTATTGGGGTTAACTCCACCAGGTATTGATCCTGTACCGATGGTTTTATGGTTTACGTCCTTGTTATATGTATGGTCTATTAATACCACAAGAATGTTTGCTGTTGTACCGATTGCCAAGGATGCGATCTTTAATAGTATCAATGATGGAGTTGTAGTACTGGATGATACACATCAATTAATTGAATTTAACCAAGCTTTTAAGGGGATGTTCCCTGCTATTCATCGTTCAATGTATGGGATGGAATTTAATGAGGTTTGGCAAGAGTTAGTGAATGAACCATTTCCACTTGCGTTAGATGCAAGTTCTGTATCGAGTGAAGTTAACCTAGAATCATTTCCTATCCCTTATATATACCAAATACGAATGCTACCACTACAGCATGCAAACAATCAAAAAGGCATGCTACTCATTTTTACGGAAATAAGTGAATTAAAACGACTACAGCGTGAGCTTGAAAATCGTGCATATCACGATGAACTGACACAGCTATACAATCGAAGAGCCTTTTTTGAAAAAGGAGAGTTGGACTTAATTTTAGCAAAAGAAGACGAGCTCCCGTATTCAATGATTTTATTTGACGTCGATCATTTCAAAAAGGTAAATGATACCTTTGGACACGACGTAGGAGACCTGCTGCTTAAACATGTTGCCGATGTCTGCAAGTCTCAGCTTGAGAAACCCAGCTTATTTGCCCGTTATGGTGGCGAGGAATTTGTGATTGGATTAAAAGGGAAAACAGGGTCTGAAGCAGAGAAAGTGGCCAACCGTCTTCGTCTAAAATTGGAGTCTACCCCACTAGTTCTCCCAGATCAATCCATCACTGTGACCGTGAGCAGTGGCGTGGCCGAAGCACAATCCCATACAGAAGAAACCCTGCATCAACTTCTTAAGAAAAGCGATGAAGCCCTGTATCTTGCGAAAAGGCAAGGACGTAATCAGGTGCAGATGTATAGTGAGGATGTAGGGTAG
- a CDS encoding group-specific protein, translating to MKTFYIGSSFRNIEQVRLVAQTLIKEGFVQSYDWTEWENVQSVEEFTSIGEQEKEAIIGSDFMIFILPLGKSSHVELGIALGSQKPIYLYSHTDEVFTPNQTSSFYHVEGVERFSGSIENFLDVILEKLNHSSKKD from the coding sequence ATGAAGACATTTTATATTGGCTCAAGCTTTCGTAATATTGAACAAGTACGTTTGGTAGCTCAGACTTTGATAAAAGAAGGCTTTGTACAGTCCTATGATTGGACAGAATGGGAGAACGTTCAGTCCGTGGAGGAGTTCACATCGATAGGAGAGCAAGAGAAAGAAGCTATTATTGGCAGTGACTTTATGATATTCATCCTCCCATTAGGTAAAAGCAGTCATGTAGAGCTAGGAATAGCTCTAGGAAGTCAAAAACCAATCTACCTCTACTCACACACAGATGAAGTATTTACCCCGAATCAAACGAGCAGCTTCTACCATGTAGAGGGTGTGGAACGCTTTAGTGGTTCAATAGAGAACTTTCTTGATGTTATTCTAGAGAAATTAAACCATTCTTCTAAAAAAGACTAG
- a CDS encoding TetR-like C-terminal domain-containing protein: MNEKIDRRKRYTRHALKEALVKLLKEKPISSITVKELCEMADINRSTFYGHYTDPYDLLEKISEEVVDDMYKTLNQYNFNEEEEALQMTEKILEYAAEKSDLCQVLLSGSADTTFKRQVMELTQHIIMKDFMKKMNVQEDISSYLPLLVLSGSIDAIEKWLVNGQQESPKEMALLIHRFTNYGLMGFVRN; this comes from the coding sequence TTGAACGAAAAAATAGATCGGCGCAAGAGGTATACTCGTCATGCCTTAAAGGAAGCCTTGGTTAAGCTACTTAAAGAAAAACCAATTTCGTCTATCACGGTAAAAGAACTTTGTGAGATGGCTGATATTAATCGTTCGACCTTTTATGGTCACTATACCGATCCCTACGACCTTCTTGAGAAAATTAGTGAAGAGGTTGTAGACGACATGTACAAAACACTTAATCAATATAACTTCAATGAAGAAGAGGAAGCTCTTCAAATGACAGAGAAGATCCTTGAATATGCGGCTGAGAAAAGTGATCTATGCCAAGTGCTATTAAGCGGGAGTGCTGATACGACATTTAAAAGACAAGTAATGGAATTAACGCAACATATAATAATGAAGGACTTTATGAAAAAAATGAACGTGCAAGAAGACATATCTTCGTATCTTCCGTTGCTTGTCTTAAGCGGAAGCATAGATGCAATTGAAAAATGGTTAGTAAATGGTCAACAAGAATCACCAAAGGAAATGGCTCTTCTTATTCATCGATTTACAAACTATGGCTTAATGGGTTTTGTAAGAAATTAA
- a CDS encoding MMPL family transporter, whose amino-acid sequence MLIHKIIQYKRSVVLSFAALTIVAIIAQFFVSVNYNMVDYLPEDAPSSIGLEEMQREFTSSIPNTNVLIRDVTVQEAIDYKEQLGAINGVTDVTWLDDIMDTRIPLEMADKAMIESYYKDGQALISLTIETGAEVEATDAIYELIGEENAVAGEAVNTATSQNMTSSETIYAAALLVPIIIIILVLSTNSWVEPIFFLTAIGVSILINLGTNIFLGEISFVTQSVAPILQLAVSLDYAVFLLHRFSDELKLGHSPEKAMAIAMKASFPVIFVSALTTFFGFMSLMLMDFGVGADLGLNLVKGIVFSFLSVVIFLPALTLYGYKWIERTQHKSLVPSFKGVGAALLKWRMPALILVFILLVPSFLAQSSTSFTYGLGDLPENTRTGQDIKAIDEAFGQSTPIVLLVPNDDIAKEDQLALELEQLPYVDSVMSYTTAVDSAIPIDFLDESITNEFRSDNYSRIMVMTSAGVEGDIPFQLVEQTRELADSYYGDDAYTLGESVTLYDMKVTVSKDNQFVNIMTIITIAVVLLLTFRSVSIPIILLLTIQAAVWINLSVPYFTNDSLVFVGYLIVSTVQLAATIDYAILLMETYKHHRAKMNAYEAMKKALDEKLFSITISAAILSSVGFILWFTSTNPTVSAIGLLLGRGAALAFVLVIVFLPALLIVCDRFVKKTTYRANFYEEEDK is encoded by the coding sequence TTGCTTATACATAAAATCATTCAATACAAGAGGTCCGTCGTGCTGTCATTTGCAGCACTAACGATTGTTGCTATCATTGCTCAATTTTTTGTATCCGTTAACTACAACATGGTTGATTATCTTCCAGAGGATGCTCCTTCAAGTATTGGCCTCGAGGAAATGCAAAGGGAATTCACATCGTCTATTCCTAATACGAATGTTCTCATACGTGATGTCACCGTACAAGAAGCGATTGATTATAAAGAACAGCTTGGTGCGATCAATGGTGTCACTGATGTTACCTGGCTTGATGACATCATGGACACTCGAATTCCACTTGAGATGGCAGATAAGGCTATGATCGAGTCCTATTATAAAGATGGTCAGGCGCTTATTTCATTAACAATTGAAACAGGTGCAGAGGTTGAAGCCACTGATGCCATTTATGAATTGATTGGCGAGGAGAACGCGGTCGCAGGCGAAGCCGTGAATACCGCTACTTCACAAAATATGACGAGCTCAGAGACGATTTATGCGGCTGCATTGCTAGTCCCGATCATCATTATTATTCTTGTTCTTTCAACCAACTCATGGGTAGAGCCAATTTTCTTCTTAACAGCAATCGGTGTCTCCATACTCATTAACTTAGGCACAAATATTTTCTTAGGGGAGATCTCGTTTGTTACCCAATCTGTCGCACCAATCCTGCAGCTTGCCGTTTCGCTGGACTATGCAGTCTTTTTGCTACACAGATTCTCTGATGAGTTGAAGCTCGGACATTCACCGGAAAAAGCGATGGCTATTGCGATGAAAGCTTCATTCCCTGTTATCTTTGTCAGTGCACTTACCACTTTTTTTGGATTCATGTCCCTAATGTTAATGGACTTTGGAGTCGGTGCAGACCTTGGTTTGAATCTAGTAAAAGGAATTGTGTTTAGCTTTTTATCCGTTGTGATCTTCTTACCTGCATTGACGCTATACGGGTATAAATGGATTGAAAGAACACAGCATAAAAGTCTTGTTCCAAGCTTTAAAGGAGTTGGAGCAGCCTTACTGAAATGGCGGATGCCTGCTCTTATCCTAGTCTTTATCTTACTGGTGCCGAGCTTCCTGGCTCAAAGTAGTACATCCTTCACATATGGGTTAGGAGATTTGCCAGAGAATACACGAACAGGTCAGGATATTAAAGCTATTGACGAGGCGTTTGGTCAATCCACACCAATTGTACTACTCGTACCAAACGATGATATCGCAAAAGAAGATCAGCTGGCACTGGAACTCGAGCAGCTGCCCTATGTGGACTCGGTCATGTCCTATACCACTGCTGTGGATTCGGCCATTCCAATCGACTTCTTAGATGAATCGATTACAAATGAATTTCGTTCCGACAATTATAGTCGGATCATGGTCATGACTAGCGCTGGCGTTGAAGGCGATATCCCATTCCAGTTAGTTGAACAGACACGGGAACTCGCAGATTCCTATTACGGGGATGATGCCTATACATTGGGAGAAAGTGTCACGCTTTATGATATGAAGGTAACGGTCAGTAAGGATAATCAATTCGTTAATATCATGACCATTATTACGATTGCGGTTGTGCTTTTGCTAACATTCCGGTCAGTTTCAATCCCAATTATTTTGTTACTTACGATTCAAGCTGCCGTTTGGATTAATTTATCCGTCCCTTATTTTACGAACGATTCCCTTGTCTTTGTCGGGTACTTAATTGTGAGTACGGTGCAACTTGCCGCCACAATTGATTACGCCATTCTTTTAATGGAAACATACAAACATCACCGCGCGAAAATGAATGCTTATGAAGCGATGAAAAAAGCGTTAGATGAAAAATTATTCTCGATCACGATATCAGCAGCTATCCTATCAAGCGTTGGGTTTATTTTATGGTTTACTTCTACGAACCCTACCGTATCAGCTATTGGTCTCTTACTCGGACGTGGTGCTGCACTTGCTTTTGTACTTGTCATCGTGTTCTTGCCAGCCTTACTGATTGTCTGTGATCGCTTTGTGAAAAAGACGACATACCGAGCAAATTTTTATGAGGAGGAAGACAAATGA
- a CDS encoding YhgE/Pip domain-containing protein — MKRVIPATLAATLLIHPVWFTTFAYAEDSSPTGTIYSKDEVIYANLDEVGTVNELYVVNALEVGREGSIIDYGNYDNLTNLTTLSEMTQLEQDQVEIHDAPEGMFYYQGNLSTNTNLPWNFDISYVLDGNEVSPEELVGNDGSFELHINVTQNEEVDPAFFENYLLQLSIPLDSTIFTQIDAPEATVANAGQNKQLAYTIMPEEEASYTLRANVSNFEMSGIEISALPSSFAIDTPDTEELTGEFDSLTGAISDLNNGLGDVKSGIDALSTGLVQLETGSANYRDGVNEAANGGSDLVEASGAIQSGLNQLNEGLSASDTNIDIGLDEDLFGALNQFTIGLSELSAGMDELNTHYQDAYGVLKEAINDIPSTEISEEEIQQLYIDNPESEVVHQLVETYAAAQRARATFYAVDEAFQAVQPALEEMSQASSQLEEGMNTFSSSVQEGLQDLDLGEGLEELASGINELASQYGSFHNGLVEYTGGVNQLSSGYQELHNGLSESANGSSELSGGLSDIRGGMTELETATSDIPEQMQEEIDEMISQYDKSDFEAISFVSAENNELVNNVQFVIQTEGIVLPDDTEEASGEEDDPSIWQRFLSLFGWD, encoded by the coding sequence ATGAAACGAGTCATCCCAGCTACGTTAGCGGCTACATTACTTATACACCCTGTTTGGTTTACGACATTCGCATATGCCGAGGACTCCTCACCAACTGGAACCATCTATTCAAAGGATGAGGTCATCTACGCGAATCTAGATGAAGTAGGGACGGTTAATGAGCTGTATGTTGTAAATGCCTTGGAGGTAGGTAGAGAAGGATCGATTATTGATTATGGTAACTATGACAACCTTACAAATCTAACGACTCTATCTGAAATGACCCAGCTGGAACAGGATCAAGTTGAGATACATGATGCACCTGAAGGTATGTTTTATTACCAAGGAAACCTCTCAACGAATACAAATCTACCGTGGAATTTTGATATTTCATACGTCTTAGATGGAAATGAAGTCTCTCCAGAAGAACTCGTGGGAAATGACGGAAGCTTTGAACTGCATATCAATGTCACACAAAACGAGGAGGTAGATCCTGCTTTTTTTGAAAATTATCTACTCCAACTCTCAATTCCTTTGGACAGTACTATCTTCACTCAAATTGATGCACCTGAGGCGACTGTCGCAAATGCAGGCCAAAATAAGCAGTTGGCCTATACGATCATGCCTGAAGAAGAGGCATCATACACGCTTCGGGCCAATGTCTCAAACTTTGAAATGAGTGGAATTGAAATCTCTGCTCTTCCCTCTTCGTTTGCCATTGATACACCTGACACTGAAGAATTAACTGGAGAATTTGACTCGTTAACAGGAGCCATCAGTGATCTAAACAACGGTTTAGGGGACGTAAAATCTGGAATTGACGCCTTGTCGACTGGTCTTGTTCAACTGGAAACGGGATCCGCTAACTACCGGGATGGTGTAAACGAAGCTGCAAATGGCGGTTCGGATTTAGTGGAAGCATCCGGTGCCATCCAATCAGGTTTAAATCAGTTAAATGAAGGACTATCTGCAAGCGATACAAACATCGATATTGGTCTTGACGAAGACCTATTTGGCGCCCTTAATCAGTTCACAATTGGATTATCCGAGCTCAGCGCAGGAATGGATGAACTCAATACCCATTATCAGGATGCCTATGGCGTTCTAAAAGAAGCAATTAATGACATTCCCTCTACTGAAATAAGTGAAGAGGAGATTCAGCAGCTATACATTGATAACCCTGAATCAGAGGTTGTTCATCAACTTGTAGAAACGTACGCAGCAGCCCAAAGAGCAAGAGCAACCTTCTATGCTGTAGATGAAGCCTTTCAAGCGGTTCAGCCAGCATTAGAAGAAATGAGTCAGGCCTCCTCACAATTAGAAGAAGGGATGAATACATTCTCATCCTCCGTTCAAGAAGGCTTACAGGACCTTGATTTAGGAGAGGGACTTGAAGAGCTTGCGAGTGGAATCAACGAGCTTGCCTCGCAATATGGCAGCTTTCATAATGGATTAGTAGAGTATACAGGTGGAGTCAACCAGCTATCCAGTGGATATCAAGAGCTTCACAACGGACTCAGTGAATCAGCAAATGGATCGTCTGAGCTATCCGGTGGTCTTTCTGACATTCGAGGAGGCATGACAGAGCTCGAAACGGCCACATCAGACATTCCAGAACAAATGCAGGAAGAAATTGATGAAATGATCTCCCAGTACGATAAGTCCGACTTTGAAGCCATATCTTTTGTTTCAGCAGAAAATAATGAGCTCGTAAATAATGTACAATTTGTCATTCAAACCGAGGGCATCGTTCTCCCCGACGATACAGAGGAAGCATCTGGCGAAGAAGATGATCCTAGCATTTGGCAGCGATTTTTATCGTTGTTTGGTTGGGATTAA
- a CDS encoding PQQ-binding-like beta-propeller repeat protein, which translates to MVHKKTMVNMSLATPFLLILFLFACSSEESTSEPLETAQAEIEKNEEVVEETTEEVIEEEENEGYPFPPKAEIVSSFSEAEIKTSDDYDNLVAQTLRQDNMTPRIFLGDEEVVAAESFFIYRYDLSNQEEIWRMQDGIHDLAEAQIIDGTLYSYNTKGVIATDLDSGKVVRDYPFELGHEPRPHYFDDYLLLYNHEELTAFDFHTGEELWTNSLPSAIDTAIIESDQGFIYENDLILYILDKDTGEVLFEHDRPYTLSDSKSLNHYPIVHEDSIFVADYALVDRVTILKELDAKTGELRNEASFDASHSGMREPMKTDTGILMPTDIEQSGELAFLNFDLEEQWRIDHDGFVLERYLYLDGKIYLVAAKGEIPAVGDYHLFVIDSESGEIEEAIELGNGFKNKQLYTNNGKVYVYLNGDADTRTFIYDHEGNTYRPFAE; encoded by the coding sequence TTGGTACATAAAAAAACGATGGTAAATATGAGTCTTGCCACTCCATTCCTTCTAATACTATTTCTTTTTGCTTGTTCGTCGGAAGAATCAACAAGTGAACCGTTAGAGACAGCTCAAGCAGAAATAGAGAAAAATGAAGAAGTAGTAGAAGAAACAACTGAAGAGGTAATCGAGGAAGAAGAAAATGAAGGCTATCCATTTCCACCAAAAGCAGAGATCGTTTCTTCCTTTTCTGAAGCAGAGATCAAAACCTCAGATGACTATGATAACCTAGTCGCACAAACGTTAAGACAGGACAATATGACTCCAAGAATTTTTTTAGGCGATGAAGAAGTCGTTGCAGCAGAAAGTTTTTTCATCTATCGATATGATCTGAGTAATCAAGAAGAAATCTGGAGAATGCAAGACGGCATACACGATCTGGCGGAAGCACAGATTATTGATGGCACCTTATATTCATATAATACAAAAGGAGTCATCGCAACGGATCTTGATAGCGGTAAGGTGGTTAGAGACTACCCTTTTGAACTTGGTCATGAACCACGTCCACACTATTTTGATGACTACCTTCTCCTTTACAATCATGAAGAACTAACCGCCTTTGACTTTCATACAGGAGAAGAGCTTTGGACAAACTCCCTACCCAGTGCTATAGATACAGCTATCATAGAAAGTGACCAAGGATTTATTTACGAAAACGACCTTATATTATATATTCTCGATAAGGATACAGGTGAGGTCTTATTTGAACATGACCGCCCTTATACACTATCTGATAGCAAGAGCTTAAATCATTATCCAATTGTCCATGAAGACTCTATCTTTGTCGCTGATTACGCACTTGTTGATCGAGTGACGATTCTTAAAGAGTTAGATGCTAAGACAGGAGAATTACGTAACGAGGCCTCATTTGATGCTAGTCACTCTGGTATGCGTGAGCCTATGAAAACGGATACTGGCATACTAATGCCCACAGATATTGAACAATCAGGAGAACTCGCTTTCCTGAACTTTGATCTAGAAGAACAATGGAGAATCGACCATGATGGATTTGTTCTCGAAAGATACCTATATCTAGATGGAAAAATCTATCTTGTCGCAGCCAAAGGGGAAATTCCGGCGGTAGGAGATTATCACCTCTTTGTTATAGATAGTGAATCAGGAGAAATTGAAGAAGCCATCGAACTTGGAAATGGGTTTAAAAACAAACAGCTTTATACGAATAATGGTAAAGTCTACGTGTATTTAAACGGTGATGCTGACACTCGTACGTTTATTTATGACCACGAAGGAAATACATATCGTCCGTTTGCAGAATAA
- a CDS encoding aldo/keto reductase encodes MGNMRINSLSLKETEALIHTAQEAGINFFDHADIYGGGSCEEQFAQAISMDKSIRENMIIQSKCGIRHGATGYYDFSKDHILTSVDKILQRLQTEYLDILLLHRPDPLMEPEEVAEAFDQLHATGKVRHFGVSNHNPMQIELLQKSLNQKLVVNQVQFSLAHTPLIDSGVSLNMNTENAVNRDSSTLEYCRLNDITLQAWSPFQTGFFDGVFVGDRERFPKLNDVLDRLARKYDVTPTTIAVAWVTRHPANIQVVLGTTNAGRLRESAEGSAIPLTREEWNELYAAAGNMIP; translated from the coding sequence ATGGGAAATATGCGAATTAACAGCTTGTCTTTAAAGGAAACAGAAGCATTAATTCATACAGCTCAAGAAGCTGGAATCAATTTCTTTGATCACGCTGATATTTACGGTGGAGGAAGCTGTGAGGAACAATTTGCTCAGGCTATCTCAATGGATAAGAGTATACGCGAAAACATGATTATTCAAAGTAAATGTGGGATCAGACACGGCGCTACGGGATATTACGATTTTTCCAAGGATCATATTTTAACGTCCGTTGATAAAATCCTTCAGAGATTACAGACTGAGTATTTAGATATTCTACTGCTTCACCGTCCGGATCCATTGATGGAGCCAGAGGAAGTGGCAGAAGCCTTTGATCAATTGCACGCTACTGGAAAAGTTCGTCACTTTGGTGTTTCAAACCACAACCCAATGCAAATTGAACTCCTCCAGAAGAGCTTAAATCAGAAGCTTGTTGTGAATCAGGTACAATTCAGTTTAGCTCATACTCCTCTCATCGATTCGGGGGTATCGCTAAATATGAATACGGAGAATGCTGTGAACAGAGATAGTAGTACGTTGGAGTATTGTCGTTTAAACGATATTACCTTACAAGCGTGGTCTCCATTCCAAACTGGTTTCTTTGACGGCGTATTCGTAGGAGATCGTGAGCGATTCCCGAAACTAAACGATGTTCTAGATCGTCTTGCCAGAAAATATGATGTGACTCCAACTACCATTGCTGTTGCATGGGTTACACGCCACCCAGCCAATATCCAGGTTGTGCTTGGTACAACGAATGCCGGTCGCTTAAGGGAATCAGCTGAGGGATCAGCCATTCCATTAACTCGCGAAGAGTGGAATGAGTTGTATGCTGCAGCAGGTAATATGATTCCATAA
- a CDS encoding MarR family transcriptional regulator, which translates to MDNEALKLENQICFKMYTAEKEIMKMYRTLLGELDVTYSQYLVLLVLWEKNTSTVKELGEKLSLDSGTLTPMLKRMETHGLLTRKRSVEDERSVIIELTEKGVALKEKAECIPSQLVGNLSLDLEDYKKLDELLTIFLKQMKKK; encoded by the coding sequence ATGGATAACGAGGCACTAAAACTAGAGAATCAAATCTGCTTTAAGATGTATACAGCAGAGAAAGAAATCATGAAAATGTATCGCACATTATTAGGTGAACTGGATGTCACCTATTCACAATATCTTGTTTTATTAGTTCTATGGGAGAAGAATACAAGTACAGTAAAAGAGTTAGGCGAGAAGCTATCTTTAGACTCTGGTACGTTAACTCCTATGTTAAAGCGCATGGAGACACACGGCCTTCTTACCCGTAAGCGCTCAGTAGAAGATGAGCGGAGTGTTATCATTGAGCTTACGGAAAAGGGAGTAGCACTAAAGGAGAAGGCTGAATGTATCCCTTCACAGTTAGTGGGAAATCTCTCATTAGACTTAGAGGATTATAAAAAGCTAGACGAGCTTCTTACTATCTTTCTCAAGCAAATGAAGAAGAAATAG